In one Lolium rigidum isolate FL_2022 chromosome 3, APGP_CSIRO_Lrig_0.1, whole genome shotgun sequence genomic region, the following are encoded:
- the LOC124701908 gene encoding thaumatin-like protein 1 translates to MGIQRVCVVVALLCICLREGGAVTFTFVNKCTGTVWPGILSNAGTAPIEPTGFALPAGAARPLPFPTGWSGRLWARTGCAQDAAGRFTCATGDCRTGTLECSGRDGATPATLAEFTLDGGGHNDFYDVSLVDGYNLPILVEPAGSSGNTGMTCAAAGCSADLNLRCPAELRSAGGGACRSACDAFGRPEYCCSGAFANPSTCRPTAYSQAFKLACPRSYSYAFDDPTSTFTCAGGRDYTITFCPVATPSLKSAGGATVTPTPTMPDATAFAPPGMPRQGAGDNGQGVILGDTSWLANLATGDASAAAMSTSRRMAMIPAAPVALFLLQLIL, encoded by the exons ATGGGGATTCAAAGAGTCTGTGTGGTCGTCGCGCTGCTCTGCATATGCCTGAGAG AGGGCGGAGCTGTGACATTCACGTTCGTGAACAAATGCACGGGGACGGTGTGGCCGGGCATCCTGTCGAACGCCGGGACGGCGCCCATCGAGCCGACGGGCTTCGCGCtgccggccggcgcggcccgcCCGCTGCCGTTCCCGACGGGGTGGTCCGGCCGTCTATGGGCGCGCACGGGTTGCGCGCAGGACGCCGCGGGCAGGTTCACCTGCGCGACGGGCGACTGCCGCACGGGCACGCTGGAGTGCTCCGGCCGTGACGGCGCGACCCCGGCAACGCTGGCGGAGTTCACGCTGGACGGCGGCGGGCACAACGACTTCTACGACGTGAGCCTGGTGGACGGCTACAACCTGCCGATCCTGGTGGAGCCGGCGGGGAGCAGCGGCAACACGGGCATGACCTGCGCGGCGGCGGGGTGCTCGGCGGACCTGAACCTGCGGTGCCCCGCGGAGCTGCggtcggcgggcggcggcgcgtgccGGAGCGCGTGCGACGCGTTCGGGCGGCCGGAGTACTGCTGCAGCGGCGCGTTCGCGAACCCGAGCACCTGCCGCCCCACCGCCTACTCGCAGGCGTTCAAGCTGGCGTGCCCGCGCTCGTACAGCTACGCCTTCGACGaccccacctccaccttcacctgcgCCGGCGGCCGCGACTACACCATCACCTTCTGCCCCGTCGCCACCCCGAG CCTGAAGTCGGCGGGCGGAGCAACGGTcacgccgacgccgacgatgcCGGACGCGACGGCGTTCGCGCCTCCGGGGATGCCGAGGCAAGGCGCTGGGGACAACGGCCAGGGAGTGATACTGGGGGACACCTCCTGGCTCGCCAACCTCGCCACGGGcgacgcgtcggcggcggcgatgtcGACGTCGAGGAGGATGGCCATGATCCCGGCCGCCCCGGTCGCGCTCTTCTTACTCCAGCTGATTCTATAG